The Haloplanus sp. CK5-1 genome segment GTTTTTCGAGTCAGCTCCGCTTCACGGCCTTTGCGCTCGGTGATGTCCGTGACGATGCCGACCATCCGCTCGGTATCGTCGCCATCGTCGTACACTTCGCCCCGAGATTCGATCCAGATGTCCGTGTCGTTCTCGCACCGGATACGATACTCCGTCCGAAATCGACTCTCGGTTTCGGCGGCCCGTTCGACAGCAGCAGTGGCTCTCTCTCTGTCGTCAGGATGAATATACGCCGCGAACGCATCGAAGGTACCCTCGAACGTCCCTGGTTCGATCCCGACCAGTCGTTCCAGCGACTCGCTCCAGCGTACCTCGTCCGTCCCGATAGTCCAGCCCCAGACACCCGTGTCCGTTCCCTCTAGGGCGAGTTGGAGTCGTTGTGTGATCTCTTCGAGTTCCTGCTCGCGTTCGATCCGTTCGGAGACATCCCGGAAGATGCCGTAGATCACCGGGCCATCGGGGAGCGAGACCGTCGCAACACTGATATCGACGGGGACACGTTCCCCCTCGGTTGTTACAATAGTTGGCTGTGATCCATCGGGAAGCCGCCGCTTCGACTCACCAGATTCGACGTGTTCTTCGAAGAATTGCTGATAGAGTTCGGTCTGCTCCGAGGGATGGATCTCGGACTGATGGCTCCCGATGATTTCGTCACTCGACATTCCGAGCAACGTTTCGGCAGCTTCATTCACCTCGATGAATTCTCCCGTCTCAGCATCTGCAACGAACACGGGGTCGGGGGCCGCCTCAAGGAGGGTCTCGTACCGCTCTCTCACCATCGAGAGTTCCCGTTCACGCTCTTTTCGTTCCGTGATATTCCGCATCACTAGGACCAGTTGCGTGACTTCGCCATTCTGAGTGATGGGCGTTACTCGCACCTGCCAGATTCTCGACTCCTCATCTCCTGGCACCACTTGCTCGAATTCAACCGTTTCCTGCCCCGATACACACTCGTCGAACCGCGACTGTACGTCACGCCCGACCTCGTCACCCAGCATTTCTCGGGGACTCAGTCCAGTAATATCGGCTCTGTCATATGGAGTGAGCGCTTCGAACGCTTCGTTGACGCGATTGAGCCGATACTCCTGCTCGTCGACAACGTCTACGAGAACGAGTGCATCTTGGGCGTTCTGGAACACGGTCTCCGCTACTTCCAACTCCCGTTCGCGCTCTTTGCGCTCGGTAATATCCCGGCTAATGAAGAGGTGTTGACCGGGGATAATATCCGACGTCCCCGAATACTCGACACTTCTCTGGACGCCATCGGCACCGATTATCGTCGTTGTATCTCTCTGATCGCCGGTCTCTTGGAAGTCCTGCCACTCGGCATCGAACGCAAATTCGTCGGGGAAAAACTCCGTCAACGATCGGCCGAGTAGCTCGTTGTCTTCTACGCCGAATATCGAACTCGCTGCTTCGTTCGCGTCTACAATTCTGCCGTCGTCGTTGGCAATAACAATCGCATCGGACGCTTCTTCGAAACTCGTTTTGTACTTGTCACGCGACCGTGTGAGCTCTGTCACCTGTCGTTGCGCGGTAACGTCGGGCTTCCGGGGGATCGCAACCGTCATCGTCGTCCCGTGGTCCGTGGTCTCCGGATCGATGGATCCGTCGTGGCTAGACACGATCCAGTAGGCCAACCAGAGTCCTAGGCCGGAGCCGTGGGTGAGTGGCGTCTCTACCCCTGATTTGAGGACCTCGGCTTCGTGGTCGGGAAGCCCGGGTCCATTATCTTCAATCCGAATCTCGATACCGTTCGGAACCGTCTCGATCGCAACCGTGACACTGGGATCGTCGCCACTGTGCTTGACAGCGTTCTCGATGAGTTCTTCGATGGCCCGATCGAAGTTCTGTAGCACGTTCCCCTGAATTTCGTCGTCGTATTCGACGGTGATCGATGCTGCCGGGTATTCCCGGGTGATCTCCTCGGCAATATCCTCGATAAGGGTTCCAATCTCCGTGGACTGTCGTTCGGAGTTGGTGGTGATGACTTCTTCCAGTTCGCGGGCTTTCTGACTCAACTCGATCAAGCCGTCGATGTGGCTGAGAGCAGTTTCACCGACGGAATCGTTCTCCAGTTGCTTGGCCATGAGATCCGTATAGCCTCGAATGACGGAGATATCGTTGCGAAGATTGTGCCGTAGGACTCGGTGAAGAACCGTGGCGAGGTTGGTTTGATTCCTGAGTTCGCCCTCGATGAGCTCTTTTTCGAGTTCGCGTTCCAGCAACCGTGTCAGATGGTCAGCAAACTGCGTCTCAGCCTCGGTAAACGAGTCAGAACGGGGTTCATCCGCAGCAAAACAGACGGTTCCGTAGGGTTCTTCCTCGGTGATGAGTGGGATCCCGAGATACGTATGATGCCCGCTGCGTTCGAAGGCGGGATCGTCGCCCCAGCCTTGGTTAGGTGCATCGTGGAGTGCGAAGGGGACGTCGTCTTCGATGGTCTCACGACAGTACGTTCGCTAGTTGTCCACTCTCTTGATGGCGGCGGCAACAAGAGTCCGGTCTAACACGGTAAGGACGCTGATACGAGACGAAGTACACATCTGACGCCACGGAGAGTTGAGGAAGAGTCACAAATCTGGATTGTTTTGGCTGTAGTTGTCGTTCAGACTGATCTCCGAAGACAGCTGTCGCTGTTCGCCAGCCTCGCTTCGCCGAAGCGAGGCGGCTCAACCGAGTCCGTGTTCGTATCCTGCTGGCAGTCCTTCTCCGTTAGTCCGGTACTTCTCTTTCCAGCCGAGTTCGTCGTCTAACACCCGTTCGATCCCGTGCAAAAACGCGTCACCAAACGCGAATGTTTTCGGAAGTGCTCGCCCGCCCCGCCGTGGTCGGGCGAGCACGGCCCACTGTAACACGAGCCACAACTGCTCTAACAGAAACCCCACGCCCACGTAGAACAGCCGGATTGTCGTCGATGGCGTTGTTGTCAGGGCACGCGCTTCTCGGAACTTCTCGTAGCTCTTCTCTATCCGTGAACGCTTGTTGTAGGTCGTAGCGACTTGCGCGGGCGTGCGGTCTTCCAGACCGTACGCCGCGTATCCTGTCGCTTTCACACCAGACTTTCCGCGGTCACCGTTCTGATAGGTAACGTTCACCGCCAGTGGATACGTCTGTTCGTGCTCTTTCCCTTCGCAAATCGTCTCTTCGGTCATGTGTGACGCGGCCTTGGAGAGTTTCTTCCGGAGCGAGTCTTTCCGGGTTATGACCGGAAAGACTGGCGGTGCTGTCTCCCGAAGAATACCGATTAACTCCCCGACAAAGGCGTCCCTGTCCATGAGGATCTGGTCGGTCTCGAATGGGTATGTTTCGACGCGGGCGAGCACGCGCTCGACCGCGTCGGCCTTGCTGTCCTCGCCGTCAACTGGTTCAACCGCCAGTGTGAGTGGCTTTCCCTGCGCGATGACGAACGCAGTACAGTACCGGTGACACTTCGTGGTTCCATCTCGTGCTTCCATTCTCCTGAACTCGTCCTCGTCGTCTGGATGACCGTGGAACGGATTGTCCATGAAGTCCAGACAGATGGTTCTCGACCCGCCGCGGTCGAGAACCGTCATCGCCACCAGTGCGAGGATATCGTTGACAGCATCAAGCATCGGCTCTTTCTCCAAGGTGTGCAACCAGTCCATCACTGGCTCGCGGTTTGGCGTGTCCTCAGTGTTCGTCGTGACACCGTTGACGGAGGTTGTGTCAACAGCAGCTCGTAAGACGACTTCCATGATTTCCTCGGAATCGAGGCCGGAGCCCTCGATTCCTTCCATCGGTATCAGCTCAAGCAACTCCATGCTAAGAGACTTCAACTGGCTGCTCGAAATGTACTCGTCCGGATCTGTGAGGATGCGTTTGAGTCTTGGGAACTCCATCACACACAGGAATCCGGGCAGCGGCTGAATCAGGCGACTGATTCAGTCGCGTCATTCTAATCACTACGTGTCAGAAACTGGTCTCTTGAGCCAGAGTGGACAACTAGCGACGTTTCTTGAAGCTCTAGTTCGAGCCCGAGCGGGGCTTGTCCGTCTGCCGTGTCGGTCGCGACGACTATCTCCCAGTGGCCCGTCTCTCGATCGATCCGAGCGAGATAGCCGTTGTTCACGCCGAGATACCGTTTGCCAAGCTCTAACGCCTCGCGCGCTTTTTCGTTGAACGGGATATCCTCTCGAACGATTTCATGGAGTCGTTGACGGGCCTCGTGAACGCTCGGTGTGGGCTCCACCATCTCTAGCGTACGCTACGCTCTGGTATCCAAATGGTATAAAGTCACGTTTATTGAATAAGATCACGATCACTTGAGGATTCAGCCCATCAAAACTTTCCACGTGGGACTGATTCACACACAGAATGGCTACTGATCCAGACACGAAATCCTTCGTCTTGCGTTCGACGTACCGGATGAACGTCGTCCAGTCGCTATCTCGAGTAGGCCAGCTAACGCCGACCTCGATCGCGCAGAAAACGGGGATCCGACAGCCACACGTGTCCCGAACTTTGTCCGAACTGCGTCAGGAGGGTCTCGTCTCCCTCGCAGTTCCCGAGGACCAACACAAAGGCCGACTGTACGAATTGACGGAGTTCGGTGAAGAGATCTGGTCGGAAACCAACCAGATACATTGGCAGAACGACGTCGCTAACATCCCTTCCACCCACCGAGAGATAGTTGCCCATCTTCACCAAGAACTCGGAGAGAAAGTAACCGGAGTGGGATATTACGATGGGAGTACTGTCAGCATGTACTATTTCCACGATCAGATGCGGCACAAGTACTCCGAGGAACAGTTCGTGAAATCGTCGGAGACCCTGATCGAGGAGTTCAGCCACACCGACACGGAGGCTGCCGAAATCGTCGGCGAACTCCGTTACGAAGTCCAATCG includes the following:
- a CDS encoding ISH3 family transposase encodes the protein MEFPRLKRILTDPDEYISSSQLKSLSMELLELIPMEGIEGSGLDSEEIMEVVLRAAVDTTSVNGVTTNTEDTPNREPVMDWLHTLEKEPMLDAVNDILALVAMTVLDRGGSRTICLDFMDNPFHGHPDDEDEFRRMEARDGTTKCHRYCTAFVIAQGKPLTLAVEPVDGEDSKADAVERVLARVETYPFETDQILMDRDAFVGELIGILRETAPPVFPVITRKDSLRKKLSKAASHMTEETICEGKEHEQTYPLAVNVTYQNGDRGKSGVKATGYAAYGLEDRTPAQVATTYNKRSRIEKSYEKFREARALTTTPSTTIRLFYVGVGFLLEQLWLVLQWAVLARPRRGGRALPKTFAFGDAFLHGIERVLDDELGWKEKYRTNGEGLPAGYEHGLG
- a CDS encoding PAS domain S-box protein, with protein sequence MAKQLENDSVGETALSHIDGLIELSQKARELEEVITTNSERQSTEIGTLIEDIAEEITREYPAASITVEYDDEIQGNVLQNFDRAIEELIENAVKHSGDDPSVTVAIETVPNGIEIRIEDNGPGLPDHEAEVLKSGVETPLTHGSGLGLWLAYWIVSSHDGSIDPETTDHGTTMTVAIPRKPDVTAQRQVTELTRSRDKYKTSFEEASDAIVIANDDGRIVDANEAASSIFGVEDNELLGRSLTEFFPDEFAFDAEWQDFQETGDQRDTTTIIGADGVQRSVEYSGTSDIIPGQHLFISRDITERKERERELEVAETVFQNAQDALVLVDVVDEQEYRLNRVNEAFEALTPYDRADITGLSPREMLGDEVGRDVQSRFDECVSGQETVEFEQVVPGDEESRIWQVRVTPITQNGEVTQLVLVMRNITERKERERELSMVRERYETLLEAAPDPVFVADAETGEFIEVNEAAETLLGMSSDEIIGSHQSEIHPSEQTELYQQFFEEHVESGESKRRLPDGSQPTIVTTEGERVPVDISVATVSLPDGPVIYGIFRDVSERIEREQELEEITQRLQLALEGTDTGVWGWTIGTDEVRWSESLERLVGIEPGTFEGTFDAFAAYIHPDDRERATAAVERAAETESRFRTEYRIRCENDTDIWIESRGEVYDDGDDTERMVGIVTDITERKGREAELTRKTEAMEKAPVGIVLTDPNQPDNPLVYANERFCELTGYEESEILGRNCRFMQGPETDPEPVAEIRDAIDNEELVSTVLRDYRKDGTVFWNHVTIAPIRDEDGEVSNWVGFQEDTTERIEREQRLELAETVFENTQDALFVIDVTEDREFYIERVNAVYEELTGRSNDEIAGKTPTEAVGDEIGSEIESQYRECVERQGTIQYPEVIPVDGEQRQWETKVTPVISEGRVDKLVGAMRDVTEV
- a CDS encoding winged helix-turn-helix domain-containing protein, yielding MATDPDTKSFVLRSTYRMNVVQSLSRVGQLTPTSIAQKTGIRQPHVSRTLSELRQEGLVSLAVPEDQHKGRLYELTEFGEEIWSETNQIHWQNDVANIPSTHREIVAHLHQELGEKVTGVGYYDGSTVSMYYFHDQMRHKYSEEQFVKSSETLIEEFSHTDTEAAEIVGELRYEVQSFTELNRIVIYSDGGFLTIGLQSECQFEYPSLIEDCQSILNDASE